One region of Peribacillus simplex genomic DNA includes:
- a CDS encoding SET domain-containing protein, whose protein sequence is MSPICIKNTGKYGRGVYATRDIQKDELIEVSPVIISPKHEWKYLKKTALFHHCFYWGDDDETVIALGNGSLFNHSYTPNATFDNNLEDLTIDFYAHKDIKAGEEITINYNGEPDDKSPLWFDVIE, encoded by the coding sequence GTGTCACCAATCTGCATTAAAAATACGGGGAAGTATGGCAGGGGAGTATATGCTACAAGGGATATTCAAAAAGATGAACTCATTGAGGTATCACCTGTCATTATTTCACCCAAACATGAATGGAAATATTTAAAGAAAACCGCACTCTTTCATCACTGTTTCTATTGGGGAGATGATGATGAAACTGTCATTGCCTTAGGAAATGGTTCACTATTCAATCATTCATACACTCCAAATGCGACATTCGATAATAATTTAGAAGATTTAACGATAGACTTTTATGCACATAAAGATATAAAGGCTGGCGAGGAAATCACGATCAATTACAATGGTGAACCTGATGATAAATCCCCGTTATGGTTTGATGTAATCGAGTAG